The following proteins come from a genomic window of Trifolium pratense cultivar HEN17-A07 linkage group LG4, ARS_RC_1.1, whole genome shotgun sequence:
- the LOC123921058 gene encoding something about silencing protein 10-like, with the protein MASNSLKRPRLVTSQLATYDDFDDDVVDVKGPARLSNVLVSCKVSQFINANKKKFKAVSGDDDLPQRDGFGERRRKYESRVLAGTGITTEDNNSDDNDFYKQVEKLRAAKLAAKAETYSRKSAGVSWPEETADGKRQINSQMLKNRGLTRSRNKAKRNPRKNYKLKHQKAVKNRKGQVQSIRIPTRPYGGESTGINDKISRSVRFKN; encoded by the exons ATGGCAAGTAATTCTCTAAAACGTCCCAGACTAGTTACTAG CCAACTTGCAACCTATGATgattttgatgatgatgttgtggATGTTAAGGGACCAGCTAGACTGTCTAATGTTCTTGTCTCATGTAAAGTCTCACAGTTTATTAATGCTAATAAGAAGAAATTCAAG GCGGTTTCTGGCGATGATGATTTGCCTCAAAGAGATGGTTTTGGTGAACGAAGGAGGAAGTACGAGAGTCGGGTGTTAGCTGGTACTGGAATTACGACTGAGGATAACAACAGTGATGATAATGATTTTTACAAACAAGTGGAAAAGTTGCGAGCTGCAAAACTTGCTGCAAAGGCCGAGACCTATTCCAG GAAATCAGCTGGCGTCTCTTGGCCAGAGGAGACTGCGGACGGAAAGCGCCAAATCAATTCTCAG ATGTTGAAAAATAGAGGACTAACTCGAAGTCGCAACAAGGCGAAAAGGAATCCTAGAAAGAATTACAAG CTAAAGCATCAAAAAGCTGTTAAGAATCGCAAGGGACAGGTTCAGAGTATCAGAATCCCAACCAGACCTTATGGCGGGGAATCCACTGGAATTAATGATAAAATCAGTCGAAGCGTCAGATTCAAGAACTGA